One region of Anaeromyxobacter paludicola genomic DNA includes:
- a CDS encoding methyl-accepting chemotaxis protein, which translates to MSFSNLTISRKILLSYLVAIALSLVVGALSWSSLNRVRGRLDEVAANKFPSRQALSMIQQGQDRLGRAVNALMVPHLDGAKRAPFYERLDGALKTVEEGRKQFAALPQDASALRQLEQSAAPWQELKAISLRVAEASRARDQVLARGYGEESPEGRAAERRLFEAWDPIRPALVAHEAAVTPIVEEVSAEVAAAKKDGESTAALANALVLATVLGGAALTLALAWLLQRSIGRTVSGLAAEAGKLGEAVREGRLDVRGEPTAVGVEFRPIVETLNGTMDAFAGPFGVASDTADRLARGETAAPISAPYRGDFNRLKDSLNALIAVVNARSADVDQLIEAAVAGRLEVRADASRYQGDHARLMQGMNRLLDAVVQPLEAAAGCVDRISRGDVPERLSAGYQGKFGELEADLNRCIDAVNLLVSDAKLLSRAAVAGQLSTRADASRHQGEFRAVVQGVNDTLDAVIGPLSVAAARVARIAQGEIPPRISEAYAGDFGKLAADLNACIDSVNALVADSKALAAEAVEGNFAARADASRHRGDFRAVIQGVNDTIEAILKPFRVMADYCEKISHGELPPLRTNQVKGDVVAMQQTLNRCVTAVSALVEDTSALAQAAVEGRLSTRAAAARHEGAFRKTLEGVNATLDAVLAPVGEATDALERLASRDLRARMSGEYPGDHARLQYALNATAEALDAALSQVSDAVGQVSSAAGQIASSSQAVASGASEQAASLEETSSSLESVAAMAKGSAEHAAQADALARGARGSAEQGAAAMAQMQGAMDKIRASAEGTSAIIRDINEIAFQTNLLALNAAVEAARAGEAGRGFAVVAEEVRSLALRSKEAAQKTEALIAQSVRQAAEGAETSRQVSGELAGIVGSIGKVTDIVAEIAASAREQSAGIEQLNKAVSEMDKVTQQNAASSEESSSAASELSSQSEELAAMVGSFRLSSSASPSRAALPAQRQPAASAAPRAQKPAPSLLPEPRRKRAPARAAQGIPLAPEEVIPLESDPFVSEF; encoded by the coding sequence ATGTCGTTCTCGAACCTGACCATCTCCCGGAAGATCCTGCTCTCGTACCTCGTCGCCATCGCGCTCTCGCTGGTGGTCGGCGCGCTCTCCTGGTCGAGCCTGAACCGCGTGCGTGGCCGGCTCGACGAGGTGGCTGCGAACAAGTTCCCGAGCCGGCAGGCCCTCTCCATGATCCAGCAGGGGCAGGATCGGCTCGGGCGCGCGGTGAACGCCCTGATGGTGCCGCACCTCGACGGCGCCAAGCGCGCCCCGTTCTACGAGCGGCTCGACGGCGCGCTGAAGACGGTCGAGGAGGGGCGCAAGCAGTTCGCGGCCCTGCCCCAGGACGCTTCGGCGCTGCGCCAGCTCGAGCAGAGCGCGGCGCCCTGGCAGGAGCTGAAGGCGATCTCCCTGCGGGTCGCCGAGGCCTCCCGCGCGCGGGACCAGGTCCTCGCGCGCGGCTACGGCGAGGAGAGCCCGGAGGGCCGCGCCGCCGAGCGCCGCCTGTTCGAGGCCTGGGATCCGATCCGCCCGGCCCTGGTGGCGCACGAGGCGGCGGTGACGCCGATCGTGGAGGAGGTGAGCGCCGAGGTGGCGGCGGCGAAGAAGGACGGGGAGTCCACCGCCGCGCTCGCCAACGCGCTCGTGCTCGCGACGGTCCTCGGCGGCGCCGCGCTGACGCTCGCGCTGGCCTGGCTGCTCCAGCGCAGCATCGGCCGCACCGTGAGCGGGCTCGCGGCCGAGGCCGGGAAGCTCGGGGAGGCGGTCCGCGAGGGGCGGCTCGACGTCCGCGGCGAGCCCACGGCGGTGGGGGTGGAGTTCCGGCCCATCGTCGAGACCCTGAACGGCACCATGGACGCCTTCGCCGGCCCGTTCGGCGTCGCCTCCGACACCGCCGACCGGCTCGCCCGCGGCGAGACGGCCGCGCCCATCAGCGCCCCGTACCGCGGCGACTTCAACCGGCTCAAGGACAGCCTCAACGCGCTCATCGCGGTCGTCAACGCGCGCTCCGCCGACGTGGACCAGCTCATCGAGGCGGCCGTCGCCGGCCGGCTCGAGGTGCGCGCCGACGCCTCCCGCTACCAGGGCGACCACGCGCGGCTGATGCAGGGGATGAACCGGCTCCTCGACGCGGTGGTCCAGCCGCTCGAGGCGGCCGCCGGCTGCGTGGACCGGATCTCGCGCGGCGACGTGCCGGAGCGGCTCTCCGCCGGCTACCAGGGCAAGTTCGGCGAGCTCGAGGCCGACCTCAACCGCTGCATCGACGCGGTGAACCTGCTCGTGTCCGACGCGAAGCTGCTGTCGCGCGCCGCCGTGGCGGGGCAGCTCTCCACCCGCGCCGACGCCTCCCGCCACCAGGGCGAGTTCCGCGCCGTGGTGCAGGGCGTGAACGACACCCTCGACGCGGTCATCGGCCCGCTCTCGGTGGCCGCCGCCCGGGTGGCCCGCATCGCGCAGGGCGAGATCCCGCCGCGCATCTCGGAGGCCTACGCCGGCGACTTCGGCAAGCTCGCCGCCGACCTCAACGCCTGCATCGACTCGGTCAACGCGCTGGTGGCCGACAGCAAGGCGCTCGCGGCGGAGGCGGTCGAGGGCAACTTCGCCGCCCGGGCCGACGCCTCGCGCCACCGCGGCGACTTCCGGGCGGTGATCCAGGGCGTCAACGACACCATCGAGGCCATCCTCAAGCCGTTCCGGGTGATGGCCGACTACTGCGAGAAGATCTCCCACGGCGAGCTCCCGCCGCTCCGGACCAACCAGGTGAAGGGCGACGTGGTGGCGATGCAGCAGACGCTCAACCGGTGCGTCACCGCGGTGAGCGCGCTCGTCGAGGACACGAGCGCGCTGGCGCAGGCCGCCGTCGAGGGCCGGCTCTCGACCCGCGCCGCGGCCGCCCGGCACGAGGGGGCCTTCCGCAAGACCCTCGAGGGCGTCAACGCCACCCTCGACGCGGTGCTCGCCCCGGTGGGCGAGGCGACCGACGCGCTCGAGCGGCTCGCCTCGCGCGATCTCCGCGCCCGGATGTCGGGCGAGTACCCGGGCGACCACGCCCGGCTGCAGTACGCCCTCAACGCCACCGCCGAGGCGCTCGACGCCGCGCTCTCGCAGGTCTCGGACGCGGTGGGCCAGGTGTCGAGCGCGGCCGGCCAGATCGCCTCGTCGTCGCAGGCGGTCGCGAGCGGCGCCTCCGAGCAGGCGGCCTCGCTCGAGGAGACCTCCTCCAGCCTGGAGTCGGTCGCCGCGATGGCGAAGGGGAGCGCGGAGCACGCGGCCCAGGCCGACGCGCTGGCGCGCGGCGCGCGCGGCTCGGCGGAGCAGGGCGCGGCGGCGATGGCCCAGATGCAGGGCGCCATGGACAAGATCCGCGCCTCCGCCGAGGGCACCTCCGCCATCATCCGCGACATCAACGAGATCGCCTTCCAGACCAACCTCCTCGCGCTCAACGCGGCGGTGGAGGCGGCCCGGGCCGGCGAGGCCGGCCGGGGCTTCGCGGTGGTCGCCGAGGAGGTCCGCTCGCTCGCGCTCCGCAGCAAGGAGGCGGCCCAGAAGACCGAGGCGCTCATCGCGCAGTCGGTGCGGCAGGCGGCCGAGGGCGCCGAGACCTCGCGCCAGGTCTCGGGCGAGCTGGCCGGCATCGTCGGCTCGATCGGCAAGGTCACCGACATCGTGGCCGAGATCGCCGCCTCCGCCCGGGAGCAGTCGGCCGGGATCGAGCAGCTCAACAAGGCCGTCTCCGAGATGGACAAGGTGACCCAGCAGAACGCCGCCAGCTCCGAGGAGTCCTCCTCGGCGGCGAGCGAGCTCTCGAGCCAGTCGGAGGAGCTCGCGGCGATGGTCGGCTCCTTCCGGCTCTCCTCGTCCGCGTCGCCCTCCAGGGCCGCGCTCCCGGCGCAGCGCCAGCCGGCGGCCTCGGCCGCGCCCCGCGCGCAGAAGCCCGCGCCCTCGCTCCTCCCCGAGCCCAGGCGGAAGCGCGCCCCGGCGCGCGCCGCCCAGGGCATCCCGCTCGCGCCCGAGGAGGTCATCCCGCTCGAGTCGGACCCGTTCGTCTCCGAGTTCTGA
- a CDS encoding GYD domain-containing protein, protein MATYVCLLNYTDQGIRSIKESANRLDLAKKTFQSAGAELKQFYLALGTYDLVIVADAPDDETIARILLGLGSLGNVRTQTLRVFPEPEFRKIIGSLK, encoded by the coding sequence ATGGCGACGTACGTCTGTCTCTTGAACTACACGGACCAGGGCATCCGCAGCATCAAGGAGAGCGCGAACCGGCTCGACCTGGCCAAGAAGACGTTCCAGTCGGCGGGGGCGGAGCTGAAGCAGTTCTACCTGGCGCTGGGAACGTACGACCTCGTCATCGTGGCCGACGCGCCGGACGACGAGACGATCGCGCGGATCCTGCTGGGCCTCGGCTCGCTCGGCAACGTTCGCACGCAGACGCTCCGGGTCTTCCCCGAGCCCGAGTTCCGGAAGATCATCGGCTCCCTCAAGTGA
- the treS gene encoding maltose alpha-D-glucosyltransferase yields the protein MDYPRDPLWYKDAIIYETHVKAFRDSNGDGVGDFQGLLEKLPYLEDLGITCLWLLPFFPSPLRDDGYDIADYLGVNPSFGTVDDFRRLVEEAHRREIAVLIELVVNHTSDQHPWFQRARRAPKGSVERDFYVWSDTPERFKGARIIFTDTEKSNWTWDEVAGAWYWHRFFHHQPDLNFDNPRVLEALLQIMRHWLDMGIDGFRLDAIPYLVERDGTNCENLPETHAVIKQIRAYVEQHYPGRMLLAEANQWPADVRPYFGDGDECHMAFHFPVMPRIFMAIRREDSEPIVDIMRRTPEIPETCQWALFLRNHDELTLEMVTELERDYMVLAYARDPGMTLNVGIRRRLAPLVDNGRRRIQLLNSLLFSFPGTPILYYGDEIGMGDDIRRPDRDGVRTPMQWSNEPNAGFSTAETSKLYSLPITDPIYGYAAVNVEAQRADPSSMWHWVRNMIRLRKHFQVFGRGSMEFLPVANPKVIAYVRHWEDDTILCVANLSRHPQPVELDLSRWEGATPVEMLGFTPFPSIRNEPYVLTPNGYGFFWFELRGGH from the coding sequence ATGGACTACCCCCGCGATCCCCTCTGGTACAAGGACGCGATCATCTACGAGACCCACGTGAAGGCCTTCCGCGACTCCAACGGGGACGGGGTGGGCGACTTCCAGGGGCTCCTCGAGAAGCTCCCGTACCTGGAGGACCTGGGCATCACCTGCCTGTGGCTGCTCCCGTTCTTCCCCTCGCCGCTGCGCGACGACGGCTACGACATCGCCGACTACCTGGGCGTGAACCCGTCCTTCGGCACGGTGGACGACTTCCGGCGGCTGGTGGAGGAGGCGCACAGGCGGGAGATCGCGGTGCTCATCGAGCTGGTGGTCAACCACACCTCCGACCAGCACCCCTGGTTCCAGCGCGCCAGGCGGGCGCCCAAGGGCTCGGTGGAGCGCGACTTCTACGTCTGGAGCGACACGCCGGAGAGGTTCAAGGGCGCGCGCATCATCTTCACCGACACCGAGAAGTCGAACTGGACCTGGGACGAGGTGGCCGGCGCCTGGTACTGGCACCGCTTCTTCCACCACCAGCCGGACCTCAACTTCGACAACCCGCGCGTGCTCGAGGCGCTGCTCCAGATCATGCGCCACTGGCTCGACATGGGGATCGACGGCTTCCGGCTCGACGCCATCCCGTACCTGGTCGAGCGCGACGGCACCAACTGCGAGAACCTCCCGGAGACGCACGCCGTCATCAAGCAGATCCGCGCCTACGTGGAGCAGCACTACCCGGGCCGGATGCTCCTCGCCGAGGCGAACCAGTGGCCGGCCGACGTGCGCCCCTACTTCGGCGACGGCGACGAGTGCCACATGGCGTTCCACTTCCCGGTGATGCCGCGCATCTTCATGGCCATCCGGCGCGAGGACTCCGAGCCGATCGTGGACATCATGCGCCGCACCCCGGAGATCCCGGAGACCTGCCAGTGGGCGCTCTTCCTGCGCAACCACGACGAGCTCACGCTCGAGATGGTCACCGAGCTCGAGCGCGACTACATGGTCCTCGCCTACGCCCGTGACCCGGGCATGACCCTCAACGTCGGCATCCGGCGCCGCCTCGCGCCGCTCGTGGACAACGGGCGCCGGCGCATCCAGCTCCTCAACTCGCTCCTCTTCTCCTTCCCGGGGACGCCGATCCTCTACTACGGCGACGAGATCGGGATGGGCGACGACATCCGCCGCCCCGACCGCGACGGCGTCCGCACGCCGATGCAGTGGAGCAACGAGCCGAACGCGGGCTTCTCCACCGCGGAGACCTCGAAGCTCTACTCGCTGCCCATCACCGACCCGATCTACGGCTACGCCGCGGTGAACGTGGAGGCGCAGCGCGCCGACCCGTCCTCCATGTGGCACTGGGTCCGCAACATGATCCGCCTCCGGAAGCACTTCCAGGTGTTCGGCCGGGGCTCGATGGAGTTCCTGCCGGTCGCGAACCCGAAGGTGATCGCGTACGTGCGCCACTGGGAGGACGACACCATCCTCTGCGTCGCCAACCTGTCGCGCCACCCGCAGCCGGTGGAGCTCGATCTGTCACGCTGGGAGGGCGCCACGCCGGTGGAGATGCTGGGGTTCACGCCCTTCCCGAGCATCCGGAACGAGCCCTACGTGCTCACGCCCAACGGCTACGGCTTCTTCTGGTTCGAGCTGCGGGGAGGGCACTGA
- the malQ gene encoding 4-alpha-glucanotransferase: protein MSARRSGLLLHPTSLPGPYGIGDLGPSARRFADFLARAGQTLWQVLPLVPTGYGDSPYQGLGAFAGNPLLVSPEALVEDGLLEAGEAAAPPAFPEGTVDYGPVIAWKTALLRRAAERFQARGAPALRRDFEAFRARTARWLDDFALFVALKDRHGGLPWTRWPAPLALREPVAVARARDELAPEIRAIELAQFAFDRQWRALRAHARGRGVSLVGDLPIYVAHDCSDVWARPDLFQLDARGEPAFVAGVPPDYFSATGQLWGNPLYRWEERAEACHGFMLERLRAALEQVDLVRVDHFRGFEGYWAVPAGAATAQEGAWRPGPGAALFDHLRRELGRLPLIAENLGVITPEVEALRHRYGLPGMAILTFAFGKDPQAPGFRPHAYGRDLVAYTGTHDNDTVVGWWRSGGGDSIRSDEDVREEKALARRYLDLGDRPIHEAMIRTLLASVADTAIVPLQDVLGLGSEARMNRPATATGNWRWRFREGELGDRQAAWLGELAGLYGRA, encoded by the coding sequence ATGAGCGCGCGCCGCAGCGGCCTCCTCCTCCACCCCACCTCGCTGCCCGGCCCCTACGGCATCGGCGACCTCGGGCCGTCGGCGCGCCGCTTCGCCGACTTCCTGGCGCGCGCGGGCCAGACGCTCTGGCAGGTGCTCCCGCTCGTCCCCACCGGCTACGGCGACTCGCCGTACCAGGGGCTCGGCGCGTTCGCCGGGAACCCGCTCCTCGTGAGCCCGGAGGCGCTGGTGGAGGACGGGCTCCTCGAGGCGGGCGAGGCGGCGGCCCCGCCGGCGTTCCCCGAGGGGACCGTGGACTACGGCCCGGTCATCGCCTGGAAGACCGCCCTGCTGCGGCGCGCCGCCGAGCGGTTCCAGGCGCGCGGCGCCCCGGCGCTGCGGCGCGACTTCGAGGCGTTCCGGGCCCGGACCGCGCGCTGGCTCGACGACTTCGCCCTCTTCGTCGCGCTGAAGGACCGGCACGGCGGCCTGCCCTGGACCCGCTGGCCCGCGCCGCTCGCGCTGCGCGAGCCGGTGGCGGTGGCGCGGGCGCGCGACGAGCTCGCGCCGGAGATCCGGGCCATCGAGCTCGCCCAGTTCGCGTTCGACCGGCAGTGGCGCGCGCTGCGCGCCCACGCGAGGGGGCGCGGCGTCTCGCTCGTGGGCGACCTCCCCATCTACGTGGCGCACGACTGCAGCGACGTGTGGGCCCGGCCCGACCTCTTCCAGCTCGACGCGCGCGGGGAGCCGGCGTTCGTGGCCGGCGTGCCGCCCGACTACTTCAGCGCCACCGGGCAGCTCTGGGGCAACCCGCTCTACCGCTGGGAGGAGCGGGCCGAGGCCTGCCACGGCTTCATGCTCGAGCGGCTCCGGGCGGCGCTCGAGCAGGTGGACCTCGTGCGCGTGGACCACTTCCGCGGCTTCGAGGGCTACTGGGCCGTGCCCGCCGGCGCGGCCACCGCGCAGGAGGGAGCCTGGCGCCCCGGGCCGGGCGCCGCGCTCTTCGACCACCTCCGGCGCGAGCTGGGCCGCCTGCCGCTCATCGCCGAGAACCTCGGGGTCATCACGCCGGAGGTGGAGGCGCTGCGCCACCGGTACGGGCTCCCCGGGATGGCCATCCTCACCTTCGCGTTCGGGAAGGATCCGCAGGCCCCCGGCTTCCGGCCCCACGCCTACGGCCGCGACCTCGTCGCCTACACCGGCACGCACGACAACGACACCGTGGTGGGCTGGTGGCGCAGCGGGGGCGGCGACTCGATCCGGAGCGACGAGGACGTGCGCGAGGAGAAGGCGCTCGCGCGCCGCTACCTCGACCTCGGCGACCGGCCCATCCACGAGGCGATGATCCGGACGCTGCTCGCGTCGGTGGCCGACACGGCCATCGTGCCGCTCCAGGACGTGCTCGGGCTCGGCAGCGAGGCCCGGATGAACCGTCCGGCCACCGCCACCGGCAACTGGCGCTGGCGGTTCCGCGAGGGAGAGCTCGGGGACCGGCAGGCGGCGTGGCTCGGGGAGCTCGCGGGGCTGTACGGGAGGGCGTGA
- a CDS encoding mechanosensitive ion channel family protein, producing MWDETQRIFLDSLARMLHAAARQLPGVVAMLLFVALAVAVAAALHRPVQRACARLALDRRLREWGVVPAGLEGRGPSLLVARALTWTVLGILVLAIVSGIDAGSISVWAGRALAFVPRLFAAALVLVVGLAASRVVERSALIGAVNMGLHSARLLGLGGRWLVVILSFAIALDQLGIGGPVVPISLGILFGGVVLALALAVGLGAKDLVARSLDRHFHASPHPLEEAGEDGGELHHL from the coding sequence ATGTGGGACGAGACCCAGCGCATCTTCCTCGACTCGCTCGCGCGCATGCTGCACGCCGCGGCCCGGCAGCTCCCGGGGGTGGTGGCGATGCTGCTCTTCGTCGCCCTCGCGGTGGCGGTCGCGGCGGCGCTCCACCGCCCGGTCCAGCGCGCCTGCGCCCGGCTCGCCCTCGACCGCCGGCTGCGGGAGTGGGGGGTGGTGCCGGCCGGCCTCGAGGGGCGCGGGCCGTCGCTCCTCGTCGCCCGCGCGCTCACCTGGACCGTGCTCGGCATCCTGGTGCTCGCCATCGTGAGCGGGATCGACGCTGGGTCGATCAGCGTCTGGGCGGGGCGCGCCCTCGCCTTCGTGCCGCGCCTCTTCGCGGCGGCGCTGGTGCTGGTGGTGGGGCTCGCGGCGTCGCGCGTCGTGGAGCGGAGCGCGCTCATCGGCGCCGTCAACATGGGGCTCCACTCGGCGCGGCTGCTCGGGCTCGGCGGGCGCTGGCTGGTGGTGATCCTCTCGTTCGCCATCGCGCTCGACCAGCTCGGGATCGGCGGGCCGGTGGTGCCCATCTCGCTCGGCATCCTCTTCGGCGGGGTGGTGCTCGCGCTGGCGCTCGCGGTGGGGCTCGGGGCGAAGGACCTCGTGGCGCGCTCGCTCGACCGCCACTTCCACGCGTCGCCCCACCCGCTCGAGGAGGCGGGGGAGGACGGCGGGGAGCTGCACCACCTGTGA
- a CDS encoding TolC family protein, producing MGVLLTAVLAAAAASGEVVTFDEALGVAAEAPAVQAARDAVRLREERDRAISGLPGNPTIFAEPGVRPESASNKVEGTIGISQPFSLAGLGGARRDAAASERAALANEARAAALSRRLSAAEAWIGLWGAQQAWQSAQAEVRLADEFADRIARAAQAAALTRSDLAEAESYRAEARLAALAVEGEATDLGYQLARQLGRASLTPLQAAGALPDLGLPPRERWAALLPRAASLPEVQARALLAQAERARELEARASKGTQLALGLSAQRDNQGLTGAFLSAGLTLPLFDRAERESAPLAASARRLEGEHRDLAAQAQSELARALHEVEHTGELLRAIETTLVPAAVESARLREAAMNAGEATVLEVLIARRGAAAAKARLARATAAHAWARVKVSLLLGEMGGLS from the coding sequence ATGGGGGTCCTACTCACGGCAGTGCTCGCCGCAGCGGCGGCGAGTGGGGAAGTCGTCACCTTCGACGAGGCGCTCGGAGTGGCGGCGGAGGCGCCGGCGGTGCAGGCGGCCAGGGACGCGGTGCGGCTGCGCGAGGAGCGCGACCGCGCGATCAGCGGCCTGCCGGGCAACCCGACGATCTTCGCCGAGCCGGGCGTCCGGCCGGAGAGCGCGAGCAACAAGGTCGAGGGCACGATCGGCATCTCGCAGCCCTTCAGCCTCGCCGGTCTCGGCGGCGCACGCCGCGACGCGGCGGCCTCCGAGCGCGCGGCGCTCGCCAACGAGGCGCGTGCGGCCGCGCTCTCGCGGAGGCTCTCCGCGGCGGAGGCCTGGATCGGGCTCTGGGGCGCGCAGCAGGCGTGGCAGAGCGCCCAGGCGGAGGTGAGGCTCGCCGACGAGTTCGCCGACCGGATCGCGCGGGCGGCCCAGGCGGCGGCCCTCACCCGCTCCGACCTCGCCGAGGCGGAGAGCTACCGGGCCGAGGCGCGGCTCGCCGCGCTCGCCGTGGAGGGCGAGGCCACCGATCTCGGCTACCAGCTCGCGCGGCAGCTCGGGCGGGCGTCGCTCACGCCGCTCCAGGCGGCGGGCGCGCTCCCGGATCTCGGGCTCCCCCCGCGCGAGCGGTGGGCGGCGCTCCTGCCGCGCGCGGCCTCGCTGCCCGAAGTGCAGGCCCGGGCGCTGCTCGCCCAGGCGGAGCGGGCGCGGGAGCTCGAGGCCCGCGCGAGCAAGGGGACGCAGCTCGCCCTCGGGCTCTCGGCCCAGCGCGACAACCAGGGGCTCACCGGGGCCTTCCTCTCCGCCGGCCTCACGCTCCCGCTCTTCGATCGGGCCGAGCGCGAGTCGGCGCCGCTCGCCGCCTCGGCCCGGCGGCTCGAGGGGGAGCACCGGGACCTCGCGGCGCAGGCGCAGTCGGAGCTGGCGCGGGCGCTCCACGAGGTGGAGCACACGGGCGAGCTCCTCCGGGCCATCGAGACCACCCTCGTGCCGGCCGCGGTCGAGTCGGCGCGCCTGCGCGAGGCGGCGATGAACGCCGGCGAGGCGACGGTGCTCGAGGTGCTCATCGCCCGCCGCGGCGCCGCGGCCGCCAAGGCCCGCCTGGCCCGGGCCACGGCCGCGCACGCCTGGGCCAGGGTGAAGGTGAGCCTCTTGCTCGGAGAGATGGGGGGACTGTCGTGA